From Nitrospirota bacterium, a single genomic window includes:
- a CDS encoding GspH/FimT family pseudopilin, with translation MGRLLCSRRRDGFTLVELILIILILVTIAAAVIPTIGDTTGMRMSATARKVQSDIAYAQSLAMTSGQRYRVYFNLAPAPAAGYAVVNNADGDANWGEAGEFARDPNGGDSLSVTLNAGTYAGVTISAVGFSGSFVEFDSLGRPYDNLGLLAAANTVTLAGGSATQTVTVTPQTGRVTVP, from the coding sequence GTGGGGAGGCTGCTCTGTTCGAGGCGGCGCGATGGTTTTACGCTCGTCGAACTAATTCTCATCATTCTGATCCTGGTCACTATTGCGGCCGCGGTCATTCCCACAATCGGTGACACCACGGGTATGCGAATGTCGGCTACCGCACGCAAGGTCCAGTCCGACATCGCGTATGCGCAATCTCTCGCCATGACGAGCGGTCAGCGGTATCGGGTGTATTTCAACCTGGCTCCAGCGCCAGCGGCGGGTTACGCCGTGGTTAACAACGCCGACGGAGACGCCAACTGGGGTGAAGCGGGCGAATTCGCCCGCGATCCCAATGGCGGCGATTCTCTATCCGTGACCCTGAATGCGGGCACGTATGCGGGAGTCACCATCTCTGCGGTGGGCTTTTCGGGCTCGTTTGTAGAATTCGATAGTTTGGGGAGGCCGTACGACAATCTCGGACTCCTGGCGGCGGCCAATACCGTCACCCTCGCCGGAGGCTCGGCGACCCAGACCGTTACCGTGACGCCGCAAACCGGGCGAGTGACAGTTCCATGA
- the cutA gene encoding divalent-cation tolerance protein CutA gives MPQPVAVFMTFPSLEDANRVATALVDEHLAACVNLLPGVRSVFFWEGAREEATEVLAVAKTTQQRFGDLAARVKSLHGYSVPEVIALPIVEGNESYLRWLAETVSKS, from the coding sequence TTGCCTCAACCCGTCGCCGTGTTCATGACGTTCCCATCGCTAGAAGACGCCAATCGCGTCGCGACCGCGTTGGTGGACGAGCATTTGGCCGCATGTGTCAACCTCTTGCCCGGAGTGCGCTCGGTGTTCTTTTGGGAAGGTGCCCGAGAGGAAGCGACCGAGGTTCTGGCCGTGGCCAAAACCACCCAGCAGCGCTTCGGCGATCTCGCCGCCCGGGTCAAATCGCTCCATGGTTACTCGGTCCCGGAGGTCATTGCCCTGCCGATTGTCGAGGGGAACGAGTCCTACCTCCGGTGGCTGGCGGAGACCGTCTCGAAGTCCTAA
- a CDS encoding PilN domain-containing protein has product MTRRINLVADLLLATEPPPSPWTVLSVAGAALVIPLLVWGVHVRAATRLDPQVAELRAVRDRLTTEGNHARQVIADLEAQNARRIQEQAQAEQINWLEAFRELTLVVPHGMWLSDLGGETGAPQSAGSIPQDGDIPIRIRGLAVSQGVVADLLVNLETSTHFRDPVVMYTQREQGRGIARVGFEIQCALRRASVDGRQPGRAA; this is encoded by the coding sequence GTGACGCGGCGGATCAATCTGGTCGCCGACCTTCTGCTGGCGACCGAACCTCCGCCCTCGCCGTGGACCGTGCTCTCGGTGGCCGGGGCCGCGTTGGTGATCCCGTTGTTGGTGTGGGGCGTCCACGTCCGGGCCGCGACCCGCTTGGACCCGCAAGTAGCTGAGCTCAGGGCGGTGCGGGACCGGTTGACCACCGAAGGGAACCACGCGCGCCAGGTCATCGCGGACCTGGAGGCGCAAAACGCCCGCCGCATCCAAGAGCAGGCGCAGGCCGAGCAGATCAACTGGCTGGAGGCGTTCCGAGAGCTCACGCTGGTGGTTCCGCACGGGATGTGGCTGTCGGATCTGGGCGGGGAAACGGGCGCGCCGCAATCGGCGGGTTCCATACCCCAGGACGGGGACATCCCGATTCGCATCCGTGGTTTGGCGGTCTCGCAGGGCGTGGTGGCCGATCTCTTGGTGAATCTCGAAACGTCCACGCACTTTCGCGATCCCGTGGTGATGTACACGCAGCGGGAACAGGGCCGGGGAATCGCGCGGGTGGGATTTGAAATCCAGTGCGCGTTGCGACGGGCGTCGGTCGACGGGCGCCAGCCGGGCAGGGCCGCATGA
- a CDS encoding MerR family transcriptional regulator, which produces MKTSELLKHVDIPRHKLYYLEQKGYVAPTRIPMGDLEAREYSKADVELIAAIWKYLKKGFKHKIAHQKALEELGHAPAARRAALREAA; this is translated from the coding sequence GTGAAGACCAGCGAACTGCTGAAGCACGTCGATATTCCGCGCCACAAGCTCTACTACCTCGAACAGAAGGGCTACGTGGCGCCCACAAGAATCCCAATGGGGGATTTGGAAGCTCGCGAGTACTCCAAAGCCGATGTGGAGCTGATCGCGGCGATCTGGAAGTACTTGAAAAAGGGCTTCAAGCACAAGATCGCTCACCAGAAAGCGCTCGAGGAACTCGGGCACGCACCGGCGGCACGCCGAGCCGCCTTGCGGGAGGCGGCGTGA
- a CDS encoding type II secretion system protein has protein sequence MSRRRPNAPDSGVRGFTLIEVTITILVIAIIGTAVLLPFVSSLSGSPNPVVMQQAIDLAQGELEQVIATKRANGFAAIVSGCSAFPMPAGFTCTRTVCYVPAANLNDTSTCAAATAYKRVAVTVNHALVGDVSAVSLVTNP, from the coding sequence ATGAGCCGGAGAAGGCCCAACGCTCCAGACAGCGGAGTTCGCGGTTTCACGCTGATCGAAGTCACTATCACCATTCTTGTAATTGCGATTATCGGAACCGCTGTTCTCCTGCCGTTTGTCAGCAGTCTGAGCGGTAGTCCGAACCCTGTGGTCATGCAACAGGCGATCGACCTCGCCCAAGGGGAGTTGGAGCAGGTGATCGCCACGAAGCGTGCGAACGGATTCGCGGCCATTGTTTCCGGCTGTAGCGCGTTTCCCATGCCCGCAGGATTTACGTGCACTCGGACAGTCTGTTACGTGCCGGCCGCGAATCTCAATGACACGTCGACCTGCGCCGCGGCGACGGCCTACAAACGGGTAGCTGTCACAGTCAATCATGCTCTGGTGGGCGACGTGTCGGCCGTGTCGTTAGTGACGAACCCGTAG
- the pilQ gene encoding type IV pilus secretin PilQ, which translates to MKTTGRWVRTFVFAAAGAAMIAAWAAQGDAQDRRDIRVERSAGDRYSLELREADIRDVLRAISQERGINVVIGEGVTGKVTLSFQSVTLSDAMDAILKTGDWAKVEEGDITRIVKSQEGTGDLVTRMLPVQYANAKDLHEGVKDLLSKKGSATVDERTNTLIVRDVSASVEWITTLVRQLDSRTPQVLIEARIVEASTNFTREIGVQWGGAYTTQSGNRITTLHGGATKQLSTDTFAEPLTGGIGLSGGPFAVNLPAAVGPGRGGALGISFGNLADTVRLDLQLSALEDSGRGRILSTPRVLTLDNKEAKISAGTEILIPTTTIVTAGTDTGGGAAEAPTGVQTIDAKLELAVTPHMTPNREIVMHVKVDKKDPDYTREVQDIPPLNSRSAETHLLVKNGETVVIGGIVINSTSFAENGVPWLSKIPILGWFFKKQSTVESQNELLVFITPTIYEGQAL; encoded by the coding sequence ATGAAGACAACCGGTCGATGGGTACGCACGTTCGTCTTCGCGGCGGCGGGAGCGGCGATGATCGCGGCGTGGGCCGCCCAAGGCGACGCGCAGGATCGCCGTGACATTCGCGTCGAACGATCCGCGGGGGATCGCTACTCGCTGGAACTTCGGGAGGCGGACATTCGGGACGTGCTCCGAGCCATCAGCCAAGAGCGCGGGATCAACGTGGTGATCGGCGAGGGAGTCACGGGCAAAGTGACGTTGAGTTTTCAGAGCGTGACGCTGTCGGATGCCATGGACGCGATCCTCAAGACCGGGGACTGGGCCAAGGTCGAGGAGGGGGACATTACTCGGATCGTGAAGTCACAGGAGGGCACCGGAGATCTCGTGACCCGAATGCTGCCCGTCCAGTACGCCAACGCCAAGGATCTTCACGAGGGCGTCAAGGACCTCCTCAGCAAAAAGGGAAGCGCCACGGTGGATGAACGAACCAACACCTTGATCGTGCGCGATGTCTCGGCCAGCGTGGAGTGGATCACCACGCTGGTCAGACAGTTGGACTCTCGGACGCCGCAGGTCCTCATTGAGGCGCGCATCGTGGAAGCCAGCACGAATTTCACCCGTGAGATCGGCGTGCAGTGGGGCGGCGCGTACACCACGCAATCCGGAAATCGGATCACCACGCTCCACGGGGGCGCGACCAAACAGTTGTCCACGGACACCTTTGCCGAGCCCCTGACAGGCGGCATCGGGCTCAGCGGGGGGCCGTTTGCGGTCAACCTTCCGGCTGCGGTCGGCCCGGGAAGAGGCGGGGCGCTGGGCATCTCGTTCGGCAACCTGGCGGACACCGTGCGCTTGGACTTGCAGTTGTCGGCGCTGGAGGATTCAGGCAGGGGCCGCATCCTATCCACCCCGCGGGTGTTAACCCTGGATAACAAGGAAGCCAAGATCTCGGCCGGGACCGAGATCCTTATCCCCACCACCACGATCGTAACCGCCGGCACAGACACCGGTGGAGGCGCCGCAGAGGCGCCGACAGGCGTGCAAACCATCGACGCCAAATTGGAGCTGGCTGTCACACCCCATATGACGCCGAACCGGGAAATCGTCATGCACGTCAAGGTCGACAAGAAGGATCCGGACTACACTCGGGAAGTCCAAGATATTCCCCCGCTCAACTCCCGCAGCGCTGAGACGCATCTTCTGGTGAAAAATGGGGAAACCGTGGTCATTGGCGGAATTGTCATCAACAGCACGTCGTTCGCGGAAAACGGGGTGCCCTGGCTGTCGAAGATCCCGATCCTGGGTTGGTTTTTCAAAAAACAGTCGACGGTGGAGAGCCAGAACGAATTGTTGGTCTTTATCACGCCGACAATCTATGAAGGACAGGCCTTGTAA
- the pilM gene encoding type IV pilus assembly protein PilM has translation MKFLRGRRSIVGCDLGRSAVKLVQLQRTGSGWSVVQAELRELTPEAHEGDQWPSPQAVQSAVECRWANGEDVAVCLQSRPAIVRHLDLPDIPKRELREALQWEAKKAASQAVEDLVVDHLRGPSVKSDQGRTMPVTMVVAEREAVEQEFRRYQQAGLRVKVMDINACAFYYAAHRLGRDQTGTGCVAFVDIGAGRMDINIVKHGTLRFSRSVPLGGEMLTQALVRTFGTDPNEAETIKREQGLSGKAKALEVLGPHVDRLVVEIQRSIDYYRAQSHDGALEALWLGGGTSLMPGFVEYVARFVDTKVDRFNPFEGMDCRGVRLDLEALAPRFIASVGLAIGGQA, from the coding sequence GTGAAGTTTCTTCGCGGTCGACGCTCCATCGTGGGTTGCGATCTGGGGCGCAGTGCGGTCAAGCTCGTCCAGTTGCAGCGCACCGGCAGCGGGTGGTCCGTGGTGCAGGCGGAGTTACGCGAGTTGACGCCCGAGGCGCACGAGGGGGACCAGTGGCCCAGCCCGCAGGCCGTGCAATCGGCGGTCGAGTGTCGGTGGGCCAATGGGGAAGACGTGGCGGTCTGCCTGCAAAGCCGGCCTGCTATCGTGCGCCATCTTGATTTGCCGGACATTCCCAAACGGGAGCTCCGAGAAGCGCTGCAGTGGGAAGCCAAAAAAGCCGCGTCGCAGGCGGTTGAGGACCTGGTGGTGGACCATCTTCGCGGCCCGTCGGTGAAGTCTGACCAAGGCCGGACCATGCCGGTCACCATGGTGGTGGCCGAGCGCGAAGCGGTGGAGCAAGAGTTCCGCCGGTATCAACAGGCCGGGCTTCGCGTCAAGGTGATGGACATCAACGCATGCGCGTTCTATTACGCTGCGCATCGCCTGGGCCGGGATCAGACCGGAACCGGCTGCGTGGCGTTCGTGGATATCGGCGCCGGACGCATGGACATCAACATCGTCAAACACGGCACGTTGCGTTTCTCGCGGAGCGTGCCGCTCGGCGGCGAGATGTTGACGCAGGCTCTGGTCCGAACGTTCGGGACCGACCCCAATGAAGCAGAGACCATCAAGCGAGAGCAGGGCCTTTCCGGGAAGGCCAAGGCCCTCGAAGTGCTGGGACCCCACGTGGATCGATTGGTTGTCGAGATCCAGCGTTCGATCGACTATTACCGCGCGCAATCGCACGACGGTGCGCTGGAGGCGCTCTGGCTGGGTGGAGGCACGTCGCTGATGCCGGGCTTTGTCGAGTACGTGGCGCGATTTGTCGATACCAAGGTGGACCGGTTCAATCCGTTCGAGGGGATGGACTGTCGCGGCGTGCGCCTCGACCTCGAGGCGCTTGCGCCTCGGTTCATTGCCAGCGTCGGTCTGGCGATCGGAGGGCAGGCGTGA
- a CDS encoding prepilin-type N-terminal cleavage/methylation domain-containing protein, which translates to MTLRHSRRLGTVGKLLIDSLSNASVRRGERGFTLIELIMTIVLVGIIGGIIGALLLGGTQAFVAEDTKASLTTQGRLAVERMVRDIRLVRSRTAGDIPTMTAATLNFIDTSGNAIAYTSGGGSITRNGVVLAAAPTANLAFSYFQQDGTPAASAAQVWVIQVDLTFGGTNDSQDFRVRIHPRNF; encoded by the coding sequence ATGACACTGAGGCATTCAAGGCGACTGGGTACCGTCGGGAAGCTGTTGATCGATTCTCTGTCCAACGCCTCCGTTCGCCGTGGCGAGCGCGGCTTCACCCTGATCGAGCTGATCATGACGATCGTGCTCGTTGGCATTATCGGGGGCATCATCGGGGCGTTGTTGCTGGGTGGGACCCAGGCGTTCGTAGCGGAGGACACCAAGGCTTCCCTAACGACCCAAGGACGCTTGGCCGTAGAGCGGATGGTTCGCGATATCCGTCTGGTGCGTAGCCGAACCGCGGGAGACATTCCCACCATGACCGCGGCCACGCTCAATTTTATCGACACGTCCGGGAACGCGATCGCGTACACCTCCGGGGGTGGGTCGATTACGCGTAACGGGGTTGTGCTCGCGGCTGCACCGACGGCCAACTTGGCCTTCTCGTATTTCCAACAGGACGGCACGCCGGCCGCCTCGGCCGCTCAAGTGTGGGTGATCCAGGTGGACCTCACGTTTGGAGGAACCAACGACAGCCAGGATTTTAGGGTGCGGATTCATCCGAGGAACTTCTAA
- a CDS encoding M23 family metallopeptidase encodes MDERTKESYTVMILPNPTSKAYRFSVSKKQVKVALSITAATAILLLVFVVQYFYMVGNIWELTLLRKETAVQKSKIEAFAQSVDSLKQEMDRLKEFDVKLRMITDLNVPADAGRFLGVGGQPEAEAASLGPAVVQEPIPAALTSPPIQNPAPGGEGGTEDPIPSIGLTEIPREPHAAIIRGLEEDLATLQIVAAKQQQSFEELTEAIQHRRAKWASTPSIWPVRGWVTSGFGRRLSPFTGEPAMHRGVDISVPEGTPIVAPANGTVASAGWDGGLGNAIRINHGYGYETIYGHLNKVLVRKGQWVKRGQTIGLVGNTGFSTGPHLHYQVQVNLVATNPLRYILN; translated from the coding sequence ATGGACGAAAGGACCAAAGAATCCTACACCGTAATGATCCTGCCCAACCCGACGTCTAAAGCCTACCGGTTTAGCGTCAGCAAAAAACAAGTCAAGGTGGCGCTTTCGATCACCGCGGCGACGGCGATTCTGCTGCTGGTATTCGTGGTGCAGTATTTTTATATGGTCGGCAACATCTGGGAACTCACACTGCTGCGGAAAGAAACCGCGGTGCAGAAGTCGAAAATCGAGGCTTTTGCGCAATCCGTCGATAGTCTGAAGCAGGAAATGGATCGGCTCAAGGAGTTCGACGTCAAGCTGCGCATGATTACCGATTTGAATGTGCCGGCTGACGCTGGCAGGTTCCTCGGCGTCGGGGGGCAACCCGAGGCGGAAGCCGCTTCACTGGGGCCGGCGGTGGTTCAAGAGCCGATTCCGGCTGCGCTGACGTCGCCGCCGATCCAGAACCCTGCTCCGGGCGGCGAGGGCGGTACGGAAGACCCGATCCCGTCGATCGGATTGACCGAGATTCCCCGTGAACCGCATGCGGCAATTATCCGCGGCTTGGAAGAAGACCTCGCCACCTTACAGATCGTTGCCGCCAAGCAGCAACAAAGCTTTGAGGAACTCACCGAGGCGATTCAGCACCGGCGTGCGAAGTGGGCCTCGACCCCGTCGATCTGGCCGGTTCGCGGCTGGGTGACCTCCGGGTTTGGTCGTCGGCTGTCGCCCTTTACCGGCGAACCCGCCATGCACCGCGGGGTGGACATTTCCGTTCCGGAGGGCACGCCCATCGTGGCGCCGGCCAACGGGACCGTCGCCTCGGCGGGCTGGGACGGCGGGTTGGGCAACGCGATCAGAATCAACCACGGCTACGGGTACGAAACCATCTATGGGCACCTGAACAAGGTTCTGGTGCGTAAGGGCCAATGGGTCAAACGCGGTCAGACCATTGGGCTGGTCGGCAATACCGGTTTCAGCACCGGACCGCACCTTCATTACCAGGTGCAGGTCAATCTGGTTGCAACAAATCCGCTTCGCTACATTCTGAACTAA